The following DNA comes from Hippoglossus hippoglossus isolate fHipHip1 chromosome 12, fHipHip1.pri, whole genome shotgun sequence.
AGAGTAACGGCGAGTTATCCATCCCATCAGCGGCCCTGGATCTGTACGTGGTGTAGTTTCTCCTCACGTTCTAACAACACAGAGAGCTCCACCGTTCTGAGTAACCTATGATGTCATGTGAGTAAACAGTGTGTGAGCACGCAGCCTGAGATCTGTGGCCGAAATGTGTTCACATAGAGGTCATCTGATTttaaactctctctcttctataACCACGGAGTTTAAAACCGATCATCTAGAAAGACTTTCCCAAACCCAGGCCCGTGTTGTGATTGCCACCCAGCAGATCTTTCATAATGTGTGCAGCCATCGAAAGTGCTGGCAGCCGGAGGGACTCTGTTATTGTGTAATGTGGACACAATGAGGGAATGTGGTCAGCCCGACCCGACCCGGTCCGGGCCGAGCCCTCTGTGAACTTACGGTGAACCGGCCCGGTGCAGTCACCTCCTCACGTGTCGTCCAAATTTAGTCCTGGTGTCACATGTTTCCTCGTTAGAAAAGACAAAAGCGAGTGATAACAGCAGCCATGTTGGGTCAGATCCCAGCATTGGCGAGACCTGCTGATTTGAACACATGGAGCTTGTTGAAATGGTTCACAGTGGACTACTCGTCAAGCATGCAAACATTTTTGCTGAGTTGCAAGTACTCTCGTAGATTACTAAGGAAGTGGCATGTGGCTTCTCTGGGATCAGGTTCAATCAAATACATTCCCACTCCATATGAAAGGCAccagtctacacacacacacaagcccacCTGTCACTTCCCATTCACTCAACGAATAAATGTTGacctacagcagcagcaaaattCGGACACAGTCAGCACACCCCTTTAACCCCTCTCCATATCATACGGAGACGACTTGGTGCTGTACTCATAATTAACATCAGTTATGGGGGAGTGTGTGGCTGTGGAACGGCGGCCTCCGGTTACAggctgtttctgtgtttgagcTCCTGCCAGGCCACATGTTATGTCACATCTGTCTTCAGTCCTTTTCTGGGTGTGTGGGATCTTGGAATCCAAATACAGGCCTTTTTTAGGCAGTTCTCCCCTGGCAAAATGATTTTTAAACCGAGGATTAGAAATTAGATTTAATATTCAACATAAGCAAAAAAAGTGTGTACATACAGAATTATAATTGCTTGACAAAATAATGCGTAGTAATTAGAGTTGTTGACTCTGTATGTATTTTCCACCCTTGTTAACCGTCACACACCTTCCCGTGACATATCTTACTAATAGGGGATTATGCCTTACagctcttgaaaaaaaaaaaaaacagtatatCAAAGTATTCAATATTTCCTAAGATCAAtcacaaaacatacacaaatgtccatcttcttcccccccccccccttagcaCAGGTTCAGGAGTGACTTAATAGGTGGAATGCAACAGATGGAGCTAAAAACCTGAAGACTCCAGCCCTAGTTCACTCCTTGTGAAGATCGCCCAACTTCTTGAATTGGTTGTCCCCTGTTGCTTTTGTACATTTCCCTACTACATAGGGTCAACTATACATGAGAATCATTAGATACAGCGCTCTGCCATCTCGGCATTGACCTTCTGGGCTTACTCTCCTTGTAGAGGGTGTTGTTGATCGCCTTCTGGACAAAGTCCAGTCAGCAGTCTTCCCTATGATTGTGGTTACATGTACTGAACTACACCTAGAGATACATGGTATTTATACTGTACGAATAGTGTTTTTCTTAAACTCGAAATTAAATATTCGTATATTTTGagatatgttttttaattatttgagaTGAAGGAAATAatccaaatttaaaaaaatgcatgaaacaTTTTAGTTAAAAGTGTAATGAGTATAGGATGTATAACAATTTCCACTTTCTTAAATAActgatgacatttatttattcacaataTTCAATTTGTTTAGATGCACCCATATGTAGTAGTATGTTCCTGACCTTACATACaacctgtgtgagtgtgtggtctTTATTCGGTCTCTGTGAGAAAAATGGAACACGTCCTTGAGTCAACTTTCCGTTTCATAAGACAAATCTACTACTGAACTTGCTTAAAAGTTGCGAGCTCAGACAGATACTTGTCATTTTGGTGTATAACTCATTTATCTCCCTGTCTTTACTGTAGAGATAATTAGAACATTTATAATCATGTAATTACattaattataaaacaaatgacataaaTCATGAACAACAATTATCCTCTGCTGCATTTTTACTTCGAGCCATACACTGAAGTAAGAGACAGGCTGCACCAACAGACAAGGAGGAGAACTAAACAATAAGACAACATCTCTGTTAAGAAACTTCATTCTTATTAATAAACGATTATGAAAAAGATCAGTAAAGGAACTTCATCCTCATTAGGAAATGATTACGCTtaattttttgcattttttccGCATTTCAGATTATTTAGttgaaatgttgatttaaaggacatgttttttatttcatttagtaAGTCGAGATGAATGCAAAtaacacaggaagtgaaatgtCTGCTGGTACATTGCAAAACATTGTATCATCTCATAATACAACTGTTCTGAATCATCTGCAAGGCAAACACCCTCCCTAGAGAAAATACACCACTTTCAAAAATGACATTACCATTgattatgagacaaattgtgatttgtgaatatgggctatacaaataaaatttgattgattgattgattacatGATTAACTTTGTTTCAATTCAACACTAACATTTCAACCTCTCGTTGTTTTTCCAGATTTCCTCCAGTGGATTCATTGAATGTGGCTGTCAATGCATACATGCATTATGGTGAACAGTTAAAGACTTTCCAGCATATTGTCCGTTGCAGACAGTGGTAAATATGCAATCAATCAAGCAAGAGCTGGACTCCAGTGAGTCCTACAGTGGAGAGGATTCCCTGGCCCTGGCCCTAGAGGGGGCTAACAGAGACCTGATGGGCCACAAAATATCTGCGATTCCATTTAAGGCTAAAACTAGCTGTCGCAGGAAAAGGGAGTTTATCCCcgaggagaagaaagacaacATTTACTGGGAGAGGCGTCGCAAAAACAATGAGGCGGCCAAGCGCTCAAGGGAGAAGCGGCGCATTAACGACATGGTGCTGGAGACCAAGCTGATGGCCCTTGGAGAGGAAAATGCCTCCCTCAAAGCGGAGCTCCTGTCACTGAAGCTGAAGTTTGGCCTGTTGAGCTCAGCTGCGTATGCCCAAGAAGCCCAGACGTTATCCAGCTCCGCCACTGTCAATCTTTACCAGGAGTTTGTACCACCCACCAATGATCAAGGTTCTTCCAGCAGAGATTTGGAGTCTCTTCATTTGCGTAGTAGCTGTATATCAGTCATCAAGCATTCACCTCCCATGCCTGAGACATGCACTGCAACTCAGGGTAGCTTCAATGTCTGCAATGCCACAGAGGTCAAGCAAGAACCATCGGAGAATGGCAGCTATGCACAGGAGAGGAGTAGTCCCTATGAGCTCTATAGAAACTACATAGCCAGTCCTTTGTCTGGTGTTTACTCCCAGCCGGCTTCATTACTGCAGGTCACCAGGTCATCCAGTAACTCCCCCCGCACCTCAGACGATGGTGCTGTAGGCAAATTGTCCGATGGTGAGGATGAGCAGCAAGTCCCCAAAGGGTTCATGCCGTCTACAGCTGGCCCAACAAGTGTCATTGTCTCCACACACAAAGTGCCCGACACCACTTCTTCAGCTTTGCCCCATAAACTGCGGATTAAAGCCAGAGCCACTCAAATCAAAGCGGAGACCATTGACCCTGAATACGAGTTCTCTGGAAAGTCCCCAACTCCGGGCAGCATTACAGAGGGAGGACGCTGCCGGACCACTCACGACTCTTCAGAGTACACACAGTCCCCCCTGCTGTGCCCTTTGTCAGTACAGGTCACCAACATGCAGGGCTGGAGCCACCGGTCTGAGCAGTGGCATAGAAGCAGCACAGATGCACTGTGGGATGGCTGCAAGAGTAGCAGGCGAACCTCAAGCCCCATCTCAAACAAAGCTGCCGTAGATGGAGAAGAACCTTCCTATGCACACTCACACGCTGAGCACTTGTATATAAAACAGGACCTCGCCTCCCTTTCTGCTAAAGTGGCCTCCTTTGAAAAGACTGACGGCAACACAGCAAGATTCTGTGATAGAGTCCAACAGAAGCACCACTGATCATCAGTGCGTCATCAAAGGGTTGTTCCTCTGAAtatcctttttgttttgcatttccACTTCA
Coding sequences within:
- the nfil3 gene encoding LOW QUALITY PROTEIN: nuclear factor interleukin-3-regulated protein (The sequence of the model RefSeq protein was modified relative to this genomic sequence to represent the inferred CDS: deleted 1 base in 1 codon) gives rise to the protein MQSIKQELDSSESYSGEDSLALALEGANRDLMGHKISAIPFKAKTSCRRKREFIPEEKKDNIYWERRRKNNEAAKRSREKRRINDMVLETKLMALGEENASLKAELLSLKLKFGLLSSAAYAQEAQTLSSSATVNLYQEFVPPTNDQGSSSRDLESLHLRSSCISVIKHSPPMPETCTATQGSFNVCNATEVKQEPSENGSYAQERSSPYELYRNYIASPLSGVYSQPASLLQVTRSSSNSPRTSDDGAVGKLSDGEDEQQVPKGFMPSTAGPTSVIVSTHKVPDTTSSALPHKLRIKARATQIKAETIDPEYEFSGKSPTPGSITEGGRCRTTHDSSEYTQSPLLCPLSVQVTNMQGWSHRSEQWHRSSTDALWDGCKSSRRTSSPISNKAAVDGEEPSYAHSHAEHLYIKQDLASLSAKVASLKRLTATQQDSVIESNRSTTDHQCVIKGLFL